A segment of the Panicum hallii strain FIL2 chromosome 1, PHallii_v3.1, whole genome shotgun sequence genome:
ttctttcgcTTTCTCTGAAAATCCGGAGCCAAGAGTATAGATAGGAGAGGTTTGTTATTTATTGGAGCACCAGTGGAATTAAAGAACTCCTGTGTATTTTAGCAATACTTTTCTCTCACGCGCTAGGTGTGAAAGGGAAGATACTCTGAATTGTTCAACGGGGAGAAGTTTCTAGTACAAATTCAGGTTGCGTAAAAATATTGTCTTTTTGGATGTCCTAGCTTGCGGACGAATTGTTAGTTTCTGCATTGCGCTGTTCCCCTTGTACTTTTGATTCTGTGACGAATTTATGATGCGTATGAGATGTGCGTGCCTGCAAGATTATCAATTTGACCGAGCAGAAATATTCAGATTCAGTACTCCAAAATTCACACTGTAGTGCTTAACTTGATTTACCTCAGATCAAAGTCAAGTGCCAAAAAAAGAGTGACTTTGATGCTATTACTGATTAATTACCGATAATCCACCATCTAGTATGTTGTTTAGAATGTACAAGTAGAATAATCAGTACTGGCGAAGTTCGGTTAGTACTTTACTTCTTCGACAATTGAggtcaagaaaaaaaaatggggTTAAAGGGTCATGTTGTTCACTCGCCTGATTGGGCACTTTGTGGACAACTCTTTAGTGATCCATGTTCTTTATAGCTCTCAAGTACATAATGCCATCTGATGACCCGTGGTACCTATTGACCTTAATGGGGTAGCTTTGTCTCTTTACTTGGTAGTGATGTTGCAAACAGGAAGTGGACTATGGAGTGGTGCCCAAGAATTTACACCTGTGGGCTTTGCATGGCTCTACTAATTAGCTCAACTGTGTGGAACTACCGGAGCATCTGCTGTCCTATCATATTGTCACAGGCTCACAGCTGTTTGCTCCTTTGTCAAGTTTATATGATGCTATTATACTTTTGTTTGAAAGACAGACAGGCTGCCAAGTAGTACTTACGTGCATTCTTGGGTATTTTGTTTATGATTGCCCTCTCTAGAAATGGTTACTTGAAGCCTTTCTGTCCAATAACGATCTGCCTTCTGTTACTAACTTCACACAATTGGACTTCCGTTCCTGTCCCTTTCAACTAGCTGTATTCCTACTTACTATAAGTATTGTGCTTTCTTTGTGATGGTAACAAGTATCTCTAGGGAATTCCAGTTGTTGGCCAGGGGGGCGTTCAGGGGTAGAATTTTTATTTCATTTGCCTTGGAATTAGCCTATTTGTTTTCTTGGTTTCTATATCGAATCTTATGTAGTTTTTTATTATTTGTTTTTCTGTCACTGTGTTCTAACCCTTTTTTGGGATGATGCGCAGATGGAGAGAGTTTGTGAGAACACAGTGTCTGTTGATTTCAGGCAGAACTTTGTCCCGTTCATCCGGTCAGGGGAGTGGTCTGATATCGGTGGTCGTGATTACATGGAAGATGCCCATGTGTGCATCTCTGACCTGGCAAAGAATTTTGGCTATAATGCAGCGGATGATGAAGTAATTTCCTTCTATGGGGTAATTACCTATTCATTCTTATATTCCATTCCTACCTCAACAAGGAAATTATATGGCTTTGAGTTattctgaagcaatcttccTTTTGTAAATTTTAACGAACTCTTGCTAAAATGTGCCTGCAGCATAGCGAAAATTTCGGTTACTGTTTGCGCTAACCCCTTCTAGCAGTACCATTAGAGAGTTGCTTCCCCAATGTTTCATAATTGCAGGAATCATGAAATATACTTTGTTTCTGTTCTCTGACTTACTTTAACTCCTATTCACAGGTCTTTGATGGACATGGTGGCAAAGATGCAGCCCATTATGTCCGTGATAACTTGCCACGGATCATTGTGGAAGATGCTGATTTTCCTCTTGAGCTTGAAAAGGTAGTCAGGAGGTCATTTGTGCAAACTGATAGTAAGTTTGCAGAGACATTTTCTCATCACAAGGGACTTTCTTCTGGAACTACAGCACTTACAGCAATGATTTTTGGAAGGTATTGCTTCACATCCAACTCTAACTCTCTGGTTATGGTGTTATCCACTAAACCATATGATCTTAGCTGCAAAGTCTGATAAAAAAATTAAAGCATATGGTAGAGATTCAGTTCACCATAGGTTTCTACCAGGTTCGGTGCATGAATATCTGGGATTATTGGAGTTGTCTTCCTGTCAAAGACACTCGAAAGGCATAAAAGTTTTTCATCAATGGTTGAACCTTAGGTCATCAAATCTGAAAATTTTCTCCTATGCTAGTATTTTAACCTCAATCTTAGCTATGCACGATGTTGCAAGTTCCAGCTTTGCTGTGAGCTAGAGTGGACAGAACTGGTCTTCCTTAAAATTATTTCTTTTTAAGTTATTGCCAATGCTTATTGCTAGCATATCTTGTGCAGGTCGCTTCTGGTGGCTAATGCTGGTGACTGCCGAGCGGTCCTTTCCCGGCGTGGCACTGCCATTGAAATGTCCAAGGACCACAGGCCATGCTGCATCAATGAAAGAAAGCGTGTAGAATCACTTGGTGGCTATGTTGATGATGGTTATTTGAATGGTCAGCTGGCAGTCACTAGAGCACTAGGTGACTGGCATCTCGACGGCATGAAAGAGATGGGTGAACCTGGAGGACCCTTGAGCGCTGAGCCAGAGCTGAAAATGATCACATTGACGAAGGACGATGAGTTCTTGATAATAGGCAGTGATGGCATCTGGGACTTCTTCTCAAACCAAAATGCTGTGGATTTCGCACGACGGAAGCTCCAAGACCACAATGACTTGAGGCTGTGCTGCAGGGAGATCGTCGATGAGGCAATAAGGCGGGGAGCCAGCGACAATCTTACAGCAGTGATGGTTTCGTTCCACCAGGAGGCCCCTCCCCAGACCAGAGTGAACAGGACCGGCAGGGTTGCACGTAGCATTTCAGCTGAAGGGCTTCACAACCTCAGAGTGCTCCTGGAAGGCCAGTGACGGCGCCATTGCCGCCAGTCCTGATATTGCGCTACATTGTTGAGTGTTAATTGTAAGTAGCGATTTTCGGTATCTTGGTGCTGTTCAGCAACTGTCTGTCGACATGCCAGAGTGACTATTCTTGTCTGAGAATAAACCAACGAATCTGAGATCTCACTGGCTGATTGTGAGGCACTGTAAATAATAAAAGTTCGAGCTAGGTAAGGACGAGTTAGCAGTGTGCATCCAGGGGGCTTTCATGGCTCGTTATGCGATGTTTTCCCCTGATCTTTTGTAAATAAAACCTTGCTGGGAGTATCAATGTAATCGAAGTAATGTTCTCTCACGCAATGCGTGCGCCCCCAATATGCTGTTCATGTTACTGGTGGCAAATTTTGTTATAGCTCAGGTAAATTTTGTCGGTAGTATAAGTTTGTCAAACAGACGCTTCTCGAACTGAAAAATTCCATTGTGAAATAATGGCCATTCTTAATCAAGGATTTGCGATGCTGTCCCTGTGCTGATAGCAACTGAACCAAGTAACCTGAACAAGATCTGACAGGGGGAGCTGGACAAGATTTGATTGATTTCACATGGCACCGTCCGGTAGGCCAAAGCAAACCATCGAAATCAATCGGTTACCGATGCCACAGCTACTCTTCATGAATCATGATGACTGTTCGATTTGAGTTCAGATCCGACAGGCTAACGGTGCCTCCGATCCTGCTCATGTTCTGTTCCTGCGCGTGATTGTGAACGTCGTGAGCCCGGTCAACCGAGATCGCTGCCCGTGCGCCGACACACCTTTTGATGCCAGCTTTGCAACTACTAATCTTCAATAGATCTTCTCTCGATCTACACCCTAACCTAGCGTTAGCTCCTAACGTCCTCTCCCTGACACCTATCCCCAAACTGCTGCACTCGCTTTACCGGCGACAAGGTTCCCTGACCCAGGTCAATGCTTCCCTCCTGCTCATGCTCTccacctgcaggctgcagcagaCAACATCCCCTCCCCCTCGAGACATTTGCTGTCTGGCCACGCCACGCACATTCAGAATTCAGAAACAGCTAGCCGCTCCGTCCAGACGAGCCAGCCAGGCTTACCGGGCGCGCGCTCTCGTCTCTTCTCCCCTCCCCGTGCAAGCTTTTCTCAAGGAACACGCGAACAAATACGCAGCCCCTGCCGATGAGCCGCGAGACAGGCGCGCAACTTTCCAGGGGATGGTGAGACCGGACAGAGAACCGCTGGAAGCTCAGTGCTTGCAGGTTCTGCATCAGTGTACCTAATCCAGGGACCAGCGGCCTAAACACGGCCCAAATTTCGTGCGGGCGGCCTTCCGTAAAGGGCGACAGGGGTGGCATAAACTAAGTTAGCGCCTCGCATGGATGCGTGAGTTGACGACACTGGTACAGACAGTACAGCTTTCTTTTCTAAGCTGTAGGTCTGGACAGCCCACTCCTGAATCCTGATAGACATGAGTACAGCAATCACTGGGATGGGGCCATGGCGGTGTTCTGGAGGGAGGGAGGTGTATAAGTAGGGCATGTCGTAGGTCAGATGGGTTCAGTTCAGTTCAAACCACTTTGCCTGTTCCTAGCTTCTGCGTTCCAACTTCCAACTGAGGCACTGAGCTGAGGAGTAAAGCGACCAGCACCTGGTCTCTGAAGTACTCTCTCTACCGCACAAAGATGAAGACTTCCGTGCCATTGGCTGCCGCCGCCTTCTTGCTTCTGTTGCTGACGACCATGGAGGCTGAAGCCATCAGGTTGGATGCAGAGATCCGTGCCGCGGTCAACCAGCAGCAGCAAGTTGCCTATGTAAGTGATCCTGATTCTTCAGTGCCTGAATCTGTTCGTGCATTGGTCGTTTGGAACGGATGCTGACGTGCTTGCATTCCTGTGACTTATCAGAAACCAGGCGAGAACTTGGCGCAAAAGGACGCTCCCGTTAAAAGCTCAGTAGGCGAGAGCGAGACGAAGAGAAGCATCGCTGGACAGGAGCAGGTCAGGGCAACGGCGCACAAGCTACCTGAGTTCCACGAAGACTACTACGGCGCCAGTGTCCATGAACCTAGGCACCACTGAGCGATGCAGTCTTGGCCCCCTGGCTGCTCGATCAGTTTGTTTGTTCCCTTTGTGCAAAGAGGAATTAGGATAGGTACTAGATTAGTCAGCAGCCGTAGCAGGCTGCCAATAGTTACCTTATTCTGAGCTTGGTTAGCGAGCGAtaatcttttttttcttcttcttctcatctCTTGAAGGGAAATGTAACAGTTTTGATGCGCTAACGCTTGGCAAAGCCAAAGAAAACTCAAGATGCTGTCAGTGCTAGCTTGTCCACACTGTCATGTTACTGCAGCAGGGAACATTGGATGTGATAACTTTCAGTAAACCCAGAGAAAGTTTCAGAGTTTCAGTAAGGCCCCGTTTAGATTGCAAGTTTTTATAACTTTTGGAACTTTTTGATACTGTagcactttcgtttgtatttgacaaattttatctaattatggactaactaggcttaaaagattcgtctcgtgatgtacaattaaactgtgcaattagttattttttttacatacatttactgctccatgcatgtgtcccaaaattgatgtgatggagagagagtgtaaaaatttaaAATTTGGAAGCGATCTAAACAAGGCCTAACTTCTGTAAGGGGGCAGGGACTCGTTCATTCTGTCAGTTAGCACGCACGCAGCAACTGGTTGAGCAGAACAGATAGCCGCACGGACTCTTCCTTCCTGACACATGCTTTCCAGGCCGAAATGTTCTTTGTggcctgctggctgctgcccTCAACTCAAGCCAAGGAGAGTGAAGTGGTGACCTGTGATCGTCGGCAATTGTAAATTGCTGCCGCTACCGACGCGCACTCTGCTGGTATGCGGGCAAGCGACGTCGCTATGCCTGTGTGTGTGCCAGTAGGCGACGACACCAACTCCACACACTCGGAGCCGTGGTTTgaggccggccgccgcgcaaGTGTGCTCGCCACCGCCGGATAAGCTGCAGTGTTCTTCGCCGGGGATGTCCTTTCTGTCCGGGCCCTCCCGGACTAGAGTATATATTCGCCTGGTTCCGTCACATGCCTAATTATATCTATCAGCTGatgattgggggggggggggggggcaaaagTGCCGTAGAGGATGTGGTGCATGACGTTCCCTTCTCAAAAGGGAGAGAAAACGAAGGTTAGAGAAAGAATTGTGTGTGGTGCATGGGTAGGCATGACTTGGCTGAGTTAGGGTTGTTGCTAGCAGAGCAAAAATTTAGTGAACAAATAGGCGTTGTACAATGCGAGTACCAATCGGGATTTTCGTGAATAATATATGGACAATCAATCACTACGGCGACAATGCTAGTATTGATTGTGCTTATTTTTATGGTAAAAAGTGAATGCAGCCCACGGCCCAGTCTTGTGCCGAGGCGGTTTCGGCGCGGCCTTGTGGGTTGTGTTGGGTAGGAGAAGTTTTTCTCATAGGATGCCGTCGTCACGCACGGGCTGGGCTGGTTGTGGGTTGGGCCTGTTCCGCAGGAGGCCTCGGCCCCTGTTTCCACCACGCTGCGCGGCCCCAACCACCCTGAGGTGGGCGGGTTTTCGGCCTGCTCGGATGTGGTGTGGGTTGGGCTGTCTCAAAGGCCGCGCGCCACACGTGGCCGCACATTACCAACCCAAGTGGCCGGAGTCCCGATCGGCGGCCCGGTCGCCGTCGTCGGCAGGGAGGAGACAAGCTCGCCTGCTTGTCCGCCTCGTCCTCTCCCGATTCGTTCCGGCGGTCGCTCTGCTTCCTTGTATCGTCGTCCGCCACATCTCTCCTCTCCCACGACGTCGATAACTCGATACAGTCCAGTAGACACGTGGTGCGCCTGCGCACGGGATGAGGAACGCAGGCAGGATCGCGACGGCCCCGCGTCCCTGTCCGACACGTTGTGCCCAGCCCAGCAAATAAGTCCAGACGCCGACGGAGCAAAAGAGGCAAAACCCTACCGGCGGCCTGCGGTCCTATACTAAGCAAGAAAAGCTGTTACAGGAGCAGCGGAGAACCACACATGGCGCTGTTCCTCCTCGCTGCCTGCCCAACTTCCCATTGCCATTGGCATTGAAGTTGCCAACCCAGCGCGTCCTCAACAGCTAGTATACTACTGCTGAGAGGAATAAAGAACTACTCCTACGCGGCACCACGTGGGCAACACGCATAGTAGATTGCAGTCGTTGGTTTCGGCTCGTCTGGGCTACAGCACAGCTGTGGCGGAATGTTCGGGGCGGACCACGGACGTGGCTGCACGTGGTGCGCTCCGCTGAACCCAAGAAGCTAGACCCGTGCTCCTCCTGGCTTCTGTACTGTACGTGACGTGAACAGAAGGACGCCAAAAGTCGGCGCGTACTTGAACAGAACGACGGCGACTTTCGCGAGTCCAGCAGCCGCCGCAACGCACGGCCGGAGCCGCTCGCTCGATTTCCCCTCGCCGTTGAGGCTACCGGTCACCCATGACCCATGTATGTACCCAGACCAGCCGGGGACACAACTACACGATCAAGGATGATGATGGATAAAACAATGACGGACAACGTGGCAAATTATGGGGCTCCTTCCTTCGCTGCGAAGAGTTCCCAGCTCGTGTCGGTGCATGATTGCAGGAGCTGGAGGGAATAAAGAACAGGAAACGAGGTTGTCGTCTGCGTACCTCAGTGCTCGTAGGAAATTCGCGAGTCCATACCATAACACCGGGCGGCCGGTGATACGCGGCAGCAACACAAATTGGTTGGAGATTAGCCTCGAGGAAAGAAAGCAGCCAGCGTCGAGCACTGTGATTGATTCTTTAATCTTCAGTGCATTAAGCAAGCACTGGCACAAGAATATTCGTGGCAAGTGGCGACTAGGCCTCGTTTAGATCGCAAGTTtgtataacatttggaactttttgctactgtagcgtttccgtttgtatttgacaaattttatctaatcatggtctaactaggcttaaaagatttgtctcgtgatgtacaattaaactgtgcaattagttatttttttacatacatttactgctccatgcatgtatcccaaaattgatgtgatggagagagagtgtaaaaattataacatttgCAATGCATCTAAACGGGGCCCTAGTCGTTGATAGTGGTGGGTGCCACCGCGACCGACGCCGGGAAGAGGCCGAGCGGGGAGACGCGACGGCGACGCGGctcgcgggcgccggcgccggggccaGCAACGTCCCCTGCCGCCAGCTCTCTGACCCCCTCGCGATCGAAAGCAAGGTCGATTCGCGCGTCCTAATTATTCTTTTCTAGTGCGTCTTTAAGGAGTAAAGACAGCTTAATGGTAAGGCATCACATCAAATAATCACATTTCTAACTATGGATGGAAATCATTGCACTCCTGCCCGTTCTGCTCTTGTGAGATGTGAATGCTAGAACACAATCCTGAAACCCCACACGCCGGTTAGTACCCCATTTGGTAGAGGGTAGGGCAGTAATTTACGGACAGCAGTTAACAGTTCTCCCTCTCCCTGGGCAGTTTGGGGAGAACACGCGCTGACAGCGAGCACTAACCAACACAAATGCCCCCGCGGCGCCCCAGATCCCTGTCCCTGTCGTGGCACCAAATCCCACTAGTTCTTTTGACACCTCTAATCCCAAAAGGGAGGCGAAAATCCGGTTAACCCCAGTGCATTCCCCGGAGGCGACGAACAGCCGGGGCAGGggccgagagagagagagagagagagagagagagagagagaggaggaggaggcggagggaCGAACGAAAGCTGAAAAGAATCCATCTTTGCGACCCCCATCTCTTTCGTGCTCCTACCCCCCTCTTCCGCCTGAAGCTTTCCTCCGTTCTCATCTTCTCGGGGTGGGGGGCGACAGGTGGTGCGATCTTGTTGGGTTCACGGGGGGAGAGGGGGCGCCGGAGAGGTGCGCCGCCATGGCATTGCCCGTTCCCTTCGTCCGCCTCtcactgctgctgctcgtcgCCCTGCCATTCTGCGCGGCGCATCCCGGTTCGGACTTCCATGCTCCTCGCGAGTTCAAGAGGCCCGCGCTCCACTCAGGTTCTTGTCCCTCCCCATCTCGCGTGGCTTGTTTTTACTTTTACCTGGTTTGTTTCAGACAAAAATTCTTGTTTGTTCTTTTCGATTCAGTAAGATTTTTGCGCTGATTTCGTTACATCAGTATGCCTCTTGTTTCAACAATTCTTAAAAAACATTAAATCTTTTGTTTAGTACTGTATGATGCAATAAGGTCGAATTCTTCATGTGGAGCGGCCCCTAGAATTTTCTAGTGTGCTGTGGTCCTCAGGTTTTTGTTCGTCTGTTTCTTGTCCTTTTCTTTTGCTCCTTAGGGTTTTTTCTCCAAAAGAATCCTATGTTCGACACTACCAAATTTTGGTTCTCGGTTATGTGCGCTGTTGTCTATCAAGTCTGTGCCCATCTCTTTAACATAAAGATGATATCTTGCTTATGTAAATTACTTAAAACCTTTTTTTTATTGTCGTGCCACTGCATCGCTTATTTCACTCTTAGTTTTGCCTATAGCAAATCGCTTTTTTTTCTATGGACACCTCGGTTTCAACTTATACTGTTTCAAATTTAGTCCTGTGTCACTCAATGTGGTGCCTCCATTTTCCCCTTATACTGCATCTGTAGTTCCTTCAATTTTGCACCGCTGTGTTGCTTTTAGTACTAAGTGTTTTAATGTCTGTAAGAGATTTTCGTAGCCATTTCTCGTTTAAATTTACTATAATTGAGCTCTTACTTACCAGCAGACATCTAGCCTTTACATATCAGAATTTTAATTTAAAGAGAACATGAGGATATGGCTGTGTTCAAGTTAGCCTCTTGATCAGTGCCTTACTGATTCTGCAGAAAATGTTG
Coding sequences within it:
- the LOC112893937 gene encoding probable protein phosphatase 2C 27 — translated: MCVEGVEDAGRLDQDIDKHAGFAMERVCENTVSVDFRQNFVPFIRSGEWSDIGGRDYMEDAHVCISDLAKNFGYNAADDEVISFYGVFDGHGGKDAAHYVRDNLPRIIVEDADFPLELEKVVRRSFVQTDSKFAETFSHHKGLSSGTTALTAMIFGRSLLVANAGDCRAVLSRRGTAIEMSKDHRPCCINERKRVESLGGYVDDGYLNGQLAVTRALGDWHLDGMKEMGEPGGPLSAEPELKMITLTKDDEFLIIGSDGIWDFFSNQNAVDFARRKLQDHNDLRLCCREIVDEAIRRGASDNLTAVMVSFHQEAPPQTRVNRTGRVARSISAEGLHNLRVLLEGQ
- the LOC112878922 gene encoding uncharacterized protein LOC112878922 codes for the protein MKTSVPLAAAAFLLLLLTTMEAEAIRLDAEIRAAVNQQQQVAYKPGENLAQKDAPVKSSVGESETKRSIAGQEQVRATAHKLPEFHEDYYGASVHEPRHH